From a region of the Podospora pseudopauciseta strain CBS 411.78 chromosome 7 map unlocalized CBS411.78m_7, whole genome shotgun sequence genome:
- the TEL1 gene encoding Serine/threonine-protein kinase tel1 (EggNog:ENOG503NVFA; BUSCO:EOG0926009O; COG:B; COG:D; COG:L; COG:T), with protein MARVKGYSNEPLNFKELAAQLVHSTATQRKEALDSLLEFFKTADKGGPQSQKVSPFDDKSYHSIYEALFRCTVLEKASYFTSKKSARASATANARLEKCAEVLRLAVRHGASRIKRKTARAIIDHITQVLQGPDDTYIAPLLKDYAKALCTFLQNSANVENLSAFSGESWDTCVDFCVEALSRYLEVGGNDSGSRASPAPTLRASSVGLSSQGGNQIGSQVALDFLSCLNYLVAAPNAPVLRRAGEISRIILQILQLRQMKIGELHKVAFSALNRIFTRTQTDDIALSKRLVMTLTPLLSHWWQPRALSRDAMLNSIRDEMLKTIYASHLYLESILRESTDESFLQDVEELMDALWSDYSRREERARLQLDDITFTGMLLPSDHPTTGVFSLRPYNTGGEQNWALLENLATLEAIYARSSNKPFSQQEPEIDQPRKRRQMVNTSNRLHQKLNSRDPAVQLTALQLVPFLSRQKLLTIEEATEAITDLSKCVTAKQGVVASWAMIACSSLTSHEVCRDASLSHAWKQLWQLGVRSVSLAPTTRAASVFLDSVIKASLIPRHELAGDVNHMIITADISGPAILVDSSLKLMLSLLRLRNTMSPNASQATTSHVIRWVFVKWNPAELTYASLHSVHTAPFDLANLLRGCFGMPALKMGAPLRLFGGAIVQFWKKQSQAYPLMRYLLLLEDETTLATTLMAEPEDVILPEEQQEQTVDPTGSHTAKRLILELLYPKLEELHQITESWQKRGSDGVAPVAISADRLQSMILACLVGATLLPELVNLNSSMSKDLESTLFEVIDGAFRVILAAPQIDEFFELVLTTVVPFIPPFVESQVAALRKEQSHLLKLYSKLSIALQEKAQKEAFGRSMDAMDIDDEFESQTSQSSAVAKGKTLARRDSLLCWTPEAFYLETTLRVHYLEIIRQDEGELGHVPEAMMEQLLSLEKEQLLTCRVFMKELFSCGWMARLKTVVRVFETVGGIISEDEFSCCEVALCTCIDVMDGFIYFWTDQKLEEAIGRMVGDLYHYLVKSSLPNNSMSPVVQRVFSGLLFHILEVRSGYAGDLGLPSARSTLLGVCQEGGMEVKYEIGKGLPGVFGLYVLKTHDDIFLDVLDSLPTDPSMEEGIAYRLFVLAELACRWPTLLRRCIYHIFETPGKIVRSVRYAGWCLRKISKELKLSGPEELFRLFAPQLLYTWLDENSIEDIPFEIFGFKSLQDLLAEGQTEAAAIMIMRGQETEALELAKMLGLTLQELVKRNFTKIIAYCIAHDVSVQREEGQITGEKRLIKILIKEGFLEQIHLNFADIIATFFETFDQEDPVEKAFRRNEGLGYAADIIEMIKEYGHLPTKLPPNQQPCFRAKYLPIEMLHLLSRTPYELDQIWTPALVVFIARKLLNTIHPALGPLHACSVLRKIRVLICLAGPTALTAYPLEMLLHSIRAFVVDPECADDALGITQYLIIKGSDHLSKTPSFFAGYALSSLADLRVFLESSQSSTTQESQFRATKSKAQVFHDWFGKYLKGYESKILKENPEHLKAFRAITQSAAEIRVMGNAERGTNESNLLMEILKDWDRAESEGDELLNEPARGVALRMLCGQFGPAPKERGLDVIGEDEEAVKYKGVVWKSCMEEEGMGLSGEYLAWAGRVIGRGFAASGEVPGGLLKESRLEEYKTLSCKAGGKELGSSEEGLLNLMEQLTVSGNCLTAGLAEAALRTVFSDAAADNFQELVAACQRSLSEALADSLDWEPFRTPQSDLVKVEKVREQEVFSGAKLGEADWARKLTTLLAQAVPDDVTLRVLPPILTKVKGFAEQAFPFVVHLVLSYQLDKQQGVKRQLSEVMKEWLKNEEGGARENVKLLLNTILYLRTQPLAGEASIADRGHWLEVNLTSAAAAATRCGMFKVALLFAELASSEESRASRRSSAIREVEDSSEILLDIFENIDDPDAYYGLAQDASLSTVLARLEYENDGGKSLAFRGAQYDSHLRSRDAASKQDGQALIKALSSLGLAGLSNSLLQTQQSLDESSNSLDSTFTTARRLEIWNLPAPATNDNWAVTVYRAYQSMHQASDIEAVRGVVHDGLRGTIKHLTSKSLNTTSMRHQLGVLAALAELDDVLSITDPAEMKRGLQMFETRSKWMMSGRYEDVSQILSCRETTLSMWSQHHKLRAATIPPADARFAQIKGLLLSSDIFRFHRQHQETLNLSTTLTDLIQPSETMGLNVDAAIRMEAANSLWDQGEMISSIRMLQAIDKDSSLKKQTIPVSRSDLLAKIGFQVSVARLESPDSTQKKYLEPALKELRGKNEGKEAGQVFHQFAMFCDEQLQNPDSLEDLARLQNLKKGKSDEVEQLKQLISSSRDSQTKSRYSSHLAKARQWLDLDQQELRRVEQSRTEFVKLSLENYLLSLAASDEHNNDALRFTALWLERSEEDATNEAVKRYIGKVPTRKFAPLMNQLSSRVQDQKTLFQNVLIDLIYRICVDHPYHGMYQIWSGARTKVNKDDDVAVSRQKATDRVAKALTRAEAVSAIWPAIDQTSRVYHMLAMDRDTNRFKQGSKIAIKDSQHGPSFLTTLSKYKIPPPTMQMELSPTCDYGHIPMIVKFDPYMAIASGVSAPKILTAIGSDGRRYKQLVKGGNDDLRQDAIMEQVFAAVSELLKLHRTTRQRNLGIRTYKVLPLTSSSGLIEFVSNTIPLHEYLMPAHEKYHPKDLKGSQCRKEISTAQTKTTEHRIAVYRRVTEKFHPVMRYFFIEYFPDPDEWFHKRTAYTRTTAAISMLGHVLGLGDRHGHNILLDTKTGEVVHIDLGVAFEMGRVLPVPELVPFRLTRDIVDGMGITKTEGVFRRCCEFTLDALREEAGSIQTVLDSLRFDTLYQWSISPVRMAKLQQNAREEDDGENEENEEAGGEKKGVKGNVNEPSEADRAIEVVKKKLSKTLSVMATVNDLIEKAGSVGNLAVLYSGWAAYA; from the exons ATGGCACGTGTAAAGGGTTACAGCAATGAGCCTCTCAACTTCAAGGAGCTCGCCG CCCAGCTAGTCCATTCAACGGCCACGCAGCGCAAAGAAGCTCTTGACA GTTTGTTGGAGTTTTTCAAGACGGCAGATAAAGGGGGGCCTCAGAGTCAGAAAGT TAGTCCCTTTGATGACAAGTCGTACCACTCCATCTACGAAGCCCTCTTCCGATGCACAGTCTTGGAAAAGGCAAGCTACTTCACTTCCAAGAAATCAGCCAGAGCCAGTGCTACTGCCAATGCCAGACTCGAAAAGTGCGCCGAGGTCCTCAGGCTGGCTGTCCGCCATGGAGCTTCACGGATCAAGCGCAAAACAGCCAGAGCCATCATCGACCACATCACACAGGTGCTCCAGGGACCCGATGATACCTACATCGCACCTCTGCTCAAAGATTATGCCAAGGCTTTGTGCACATTCCTTCAGAACTCAGCCAATGTCGAAAATCTCTCTGCCTTTTCAGGTGAGAGCTGGGATACTTGTGTCGACTTTTGTGTCGAAGCTCTCTCTCGCTATCTCGAGGTAGGTGGAAATGATAGCGGCTCTCGCGCCTCCCCGGCGCCAACTCTGAGAGCATCATCCGTCGGGCTTTCATCCCAGGGCGGAAACCAGATTGGTAGTCAGGTCGCTCTAGACTTTTTGTCATGCTTGAATTATCTGGTGGCTGCACCAAATGCACCGGTACTACGACGGGCAGGGGAAATATCCCGAATCATTCTTCAGATTCTGCAACTTCGCCAGATGAAAATAGGGGAGCTGCACAAAGTGGCCTTTTCTGCCCTCAACAGAATCTTTACTCGCACCCAGACCGACGACATTGCTCTTTCAAAGAGGCTTGTCATGACTCTGACCCCTTTGCTCTCTCATTGGTGGCAGCCGCGAGCCTTATCCCGGGATGCAATGCTGAATAGTATTCGCGATGAGATGCTCAAGACCATCTATGCTTCTCATCTTTATCTGGAGAGCATACTTCGGGAGTCGACAGACGAGTCTTTTCTTCAAGATGTGGAAGAACTTATGGATGCTCTTTGGTCGGACTACTCGAGGAGAGAAGAACGCGCAAGGCTCCAGCTTGATGATATCACTTTTACTGGAATGCTCCTCCCATCCGATCATCCAACCACTGGCGTCTTCAGCCTTCGTCCGTACAATACAGGAGGCGAGCAAAATTGGGCGCTTTTGGAGAATCTCGCCACCCTAGAGGCCATCTACGCCCGCAGCTCAAACAAGCCATTTTCGCAGCAAGAGCCCGAGATTGACCAGCCTCGCAAGAGGCGTCAAATGGTTAACACGTCAAACAGGCTCCATCAGAAACTCAATTCTCGGGATCCTGCAGTGCAGCTGACAGCATTACAACTCGTGCCTTTTCTGAGCCGCCAGAAGCTGCTTACTATCGAAGAAGCCACAGAGGCCATCACAGACTTGTCGAAATGTGTCACGGCGAAGCAAGGTGTCGTGGCATCGTGGGCGATGATCGCATGCTCCAGCCTCACCTCCCATGAAGTTTGTCGAGATGCCTCCCTGTCTCACGCCTGGAAGCAGTTGTGGCAGCTTGGTGTGCGGTCTGTCAGCCTGGCACCAACCACACGTGCTGCCTCGGTCTTCTTGGACTCCGTGATCAAAGCGTCCCTGATCCCAAGACATGAGTTGGCCGGTGATGTGAACCACATGATCATAACCGCCGATATCAGCGGCCCTGCGATCCTGGTTGACTCTTCTCTCAAGTTGATGCTGAGCCTCCTGCGTCTACGCAATACCATGTCACCCAATGCCAGCCAAGCTACGACCAGCCATGTCATCCGATGGGTTTTTGTCAAGTGGAATCCAGCTGAACTGACCTATGCCTCACTTCATTCGGTACACACGGCTCCGTTTGATCTGGCCAACCTCCTGAGAGGCTGCTTTGGGATGCCGGCTTTGAAGATGGGGGCTCCTCTCCGGCTCTTTGGGGGAGCGATTGTACAGTTCTGGAAGAAGCAAAGTCAAGCCTATCCGCTGATGCGGTatctgctgcttcttgagGACGAAACAACATTAGCAACGACACTCATGGCTGAACCCGAGGATGTTATCCTGCCAGAGGAACAGCAAGAACAGACGGTCGACCCAACTGGGTCGCACACCGCGAAGCGCCTTATCCTCGAGCTACTGTATCCTAAACTGGAAGAACTTCACCAGATCACCGAGTCGTGGCAGAAGCGCGGGTCGGATGGTGTTGCGCCAGTTGCGATATCTGCGGATCGGTTGCAGAGCATGATTCTTGCTTGTCTTGTTGGCGCCACCCTCCTTCCAGAACTAGTCAATCTCAACTCTTCCATGTCCAAAGATTTGGAGTCAACACTTTTTGAGGTCATTGACGGCGCCTTCCGAGTCATTCTCGCGGCTCCTCAAATCGATGAGTTCTTTGAGCTGGTGTTGACGACGGTGGTCCCGTTTATCCCGCCCTTTGTGGAAAGCCAGGTGGCAGCGCTCAGGAAGGAACAGTCTCACTTGTTGAAGCTGTACTCGAAGCTGTCGATTGCTCTTCAGGAAAAGGCTCAAAAGGAGGCTTTTGGACGGAGCATGGATGCTATGGACATTGACGACGAGTTTGAGTCCCAGACGAGCCAGAGTTCGGCTGTGGCAAAGGGGAAgacgttggcgaggagggataGTCTTTTGTGTTGGACCCCTGAGGCGTTTTATCTCGAGACGACGCTGAGGGTGCATTACCTGGAGATTATCAGgcaggatgagggggaaCTGGGCCATGTACCTGAAGCGATGATGGAGCAACTGCTGAGTTTGGAAAAGGAGCAGTTATTGACTTGTCGGGTGTTTATGAAGGAGTTGTTCTCTTGTGGGTGGatggcgaggttgaagactgtggtgagggtgtttgAGACGGTTGGGGGAATTATTTCGGAGGATGAGTTTTCGTGCTGTGAGGTGGCGCTTTGCACGTGCATTGatgtgatggatgggtttATTTACTTTTGGACGGATcagaagttggaggaggcgattGGGCGGATGGTGGGGGATCTGTATCATTACCTTGTCAAGAGCTCGCTGCCGAACAACTCGATGAGTCCGGTTGTGCAGAGGGTGTTTAGTGGGCTGCTTTTTCATATACTGGAGGTGAGGTCAGGGTATGCGGGGGATCTGGGGTTGCCGAGCGCGAGGAGCACGTTGTTGGGGGTGTGtcaggagggggggatggaggtgaagTATGAGATTGGGAAGGGGTTGCCgggggtgtttgggttgtATGTGCTTAAGACGCACGATGACATTTTCCTGGATGTGCTGGACAGCTTGCCTACCGATCCGtcgatggaggaggggatcgCGTATAGGTTGTTTGTGTTGGCGGAATTGGCGTGTAGGTGGCCGACGCTGTTGAGGAGGTGTATTTATCACATCTTTGAGACGCCGGGGAAGATTGTGAGGAGTGTGAGGTATGCggggtggtgtttgaggAAGATATCGAAGGAGTTGAAGTTGAGCGGGCCGGAGGAGCTGTTTCGGCTGTTTGCGCCGCAGCTGCTTTATACGTGGTTGGATGAGAACTCGATTGAGGATATCCCGTTTGAGATCTTTGGGTTCAAGAGCCTGCAGGATTTGCTGGCGGAGGGGCAgacggaggcggcggcgattATGATTATGAGGGGGCAGGAGACTGAGGCGTTGGAGTTGGCCAAGATGCTGGGGTTGACGCTGCAGGAGCTGGTCAAAAGGAACTTTACAAAGATCATTGCGTATTGCATCGCGCACGATGTCAGTGtgcagagggaggaagggCAGATcacgggggagaagaggctAATCAAGATTCTTATTAAGGAAGGGTTTCTGGAGCAGATTCACCTCAATTTTGCCGACATTATTGCAACGTTTTTTGAGACCTTCGACCAGGAGGATCCGGTCGAGAAGGCGTTTAGACGGAATGAAGGGCTTGGGTATGCGGCGGATATTATTGAGATGATCAAGGAGTATGGCCATTTGCCTACGAAGCTTCCGCCGAATCAGCAACCGTGCTTTAGGGCGAAGTATCTCCCCATTGAGATGCTTCACCTTTTGAGCAGAACGCCGTATGAGTTGGATCAGATTTGGACGCCggcgttggtggtgtttatTGCTCGGAAGCTCCTCAACACCATTCACCCGGCCCTTGGCCCTCTTCACGCCTGCTCGGTTCTGCGCAAAATCAGAGTGTTGATCTGCCTTGCTGGTCCTACAGCACTTACCGCCTACCCGTTGGAGATGCTCCTGCACTCCATCCGGGCCTTCGTCGTCGACCCCGAGTGCGCAGACGATGCGCTGGGCATCACGCAGtacctcatcatcaaaggCTCTGACCACCTCAGCAAAACCCCATCTTTCTTCGCGGGCTATGCGCTCTCGTCCCTGGCCGACCTGAGGGTATTTTTGGAATCCTCCCAGTCGAGCACAACTCAGGAGTCCCAGTTCCGAGCCACAAAGTCGAAAGCCCAGGTGTTTCATGATTGGTTTGGGAAGTATCTCAAGGGGTATGAGAGCAAGATTCTAAAGGAGAACCCTGAGCATCTCAAAGCTTTCAGGGCGATCACTCAGTCGGCAGCGGAGATCAGAGTCATGGGCAACGCAGAGAGGGGAACGAATGAGAGTAACTTGCTCATGGAGATCCTCAAAGATTGGGACAGGGCTGAGAGCGAGGGTGATGAGCTGCTAAATGAACCTGCTCGTGGTGTTGCCTTGAGGATGCTGTGTGGGCAGTTTGGGCCTGCGCcgaaggagagggggttggatgttattggggaggatgaggaggctgtcaagtataagggggtggtttggaaGAGTTGtatggaggaggaagggatggggttgagtgGCGAGTACTTGGCctgggcggggagggtgattGGGCGTGGGTTTGCCGCTAGTGGGGAAGTTCCTGGGGGGCTGTTGAAGGAGAGCAGACTGGAGGAGTACAAGACGTTGAGTTGTAAAGCGGGTGGGAAAGAACTAGGGAGTTcagaggaggggttgctgaATCTGATGGAGCAGTTGACTGTCAGCGGGAATTGTTTGACTGCTGGGCTGGCGGAGGCAGCGCTGAGGACTGTGTTCAGTGACGCGGCTGCTGATAACTTCCAGGAGCTTGTGGCAGCTTGCCAGCGGAGTTTGAGTGAAGCTCTGGCGGATAGTTTGGATTGGGAGCCGTTCCGGACGCCGCAGTCGGATCTGGTCAAGGTGGAGAAGGTAAGGGAGCAGGAGGTGTTTAGTGGGGCGAAGTTGGGAGAGGCGGACTGGGCGAGAAAGTTGACGACGTTGTTGGCGCAGGCGGTGCCGGATGATGTTACGCTGAGAGTGTTGCCCCCGATATTGACCAAAGTCAAGGGGTTTGCGGAGCAGGCTTTTCCGTTTGTGGTGCACTTGGTGCTGAGCTATCAGCTGGATAAACAGCAGGGGGTGAAGAGGCAGCTTTCGGAGGTGATGAAGGAATGGTTGAAGaacgaggaagggggggcgagggagaatGTGAAGTTGTTGCTCAACACGATTCTGTACCTGAGGACGCAGCCACTTGCCGGGGAGGCTTCCATTGCAGATCGGGGGCATTGGTTGGAGGTTAATCTGACGAgtgcggctgctgctgcgacgaGGTGTGGAATGTTCAAGGTTGCGTTGCTGTTTGCGGAACTGGCTTCGAGCGAGGAGTCGAGGGCGTCGAGGAGGTCATCGGCGAttagggaggtggaggattcaAGCGAAATTTTGTTGGATATCTTTGAGAATATTGATGATCCGGATGCGTACTACGGGCTGGCACAGGATGCTTCGCTGAGTACGGTGTTGGCCAGGTTGGAGTATGAGAATGATGGTGGGAAGAGTCTTGCTTTCAGGGGGGCGCAGTATGACAGTCATTTGAGGAGTCGAGATGCTGCCTCGAAACAGGATGGGCAGGCGCTTATCAAGGCGTTGAGTAGTTTGGGTCTGGCCGGGTTGTCGAACTCGTTGTTGCAGACGCAGCAGAGTCTGGATGAGTCTTCTAACTCGCTGGATAGCACTTTTacgacggcgaggaggcTGGAAATCTGGAATTTGCCAGCGCCGGCGACAAATGATAATTGGGCGGTGACGGTGTATAGAGCGTATCAGAGTATGCACCAGGCTTCGGATATTGAGGCTGTCAGGGGTGTTGTTCATGATGGGCTTCGGGGGACCATCAAGCACTTGACCAGCAAGAGTCTCAATACAACGAGCATGAGGCACCAGCTGGGTGTGCTGGCTGCTTTGGCGGAACTAGATGATGTTCTCAGTATCACTGACCCGGCTGAGATGAAGAGGGGACTTCAGATGTTTGAGACGAGGTCGAAATGGATGATGAGCGGACGGTATGAGGACGTCAGTCAGATCCTGTCTTGTCGGGAGACGACATTGAGTATGTGGAGCCAGCATCACAAACTGAGAGCGGCAACTATCCCACCAGCAGATGCCCGGTTTGCTCAGATTAAAggactgctgctgtcgtcTGATATCTTCCGTTTCCACCGACAGCACCAAGAGACGTTGAATTTGTCAACCACACTCACCGATCTGATCCAGCCAAGCGAGACTATGGGGCTCAATGTGGATGCAGCTATTCGGATGGAGGCGGCGAATTCACTGTGGGATCAGGGAGAGATGATTTCTTCCATTAGGATGCTGCAAGCTATTGACAAGGACTCGTCGTTGAAGAAGCAGACGATTCCTGTCAGTCGATCGGATTTGTTGGCCAAGATTGGGTTTCAGGTCTCGGTTGCTAGGCTGGAGAGCCCGGATAGCACACAGAAGAAGTATCTTGAGCCGGCGCTGAAGGAGCTCAGGGGCAAGAATGAAGGCAAGGAGGCTGGACAGGTGTTTCACCAGTTTGCCATGTTTTGTGATGAGCAGCTCCAGAACCCGGATAGTTTGGAGGATTTGGCACGGCTGCAGAACCTCAAAAAGGGCAAGAGTGATGAGGTTGAGCAGCTGAAGCAGTTGATTTCAAGCTCGAGGGACTCGCAGACGAAGAGCAGGTACTCGAGTCACTTGGCGAAGGCTCGGCAGTGGCTCGATTTGGATCAGCAGGAGTTGAGAAGGGTTGAGCAGTCGAGGACTGAGTTTGTGAAGCTCAGTTTGGAGAACTATCTGCTATCTTTGGCCGCTTCGGATGAGCATAACAACGATGCGCTGCGGTTCACGGCTCTTTGGCTGGAGAggtcggaggaggatgctACCAATGAGGCGGTCAAGAGGTACATTGGCAAGGTCCCGACTCGAAAGTTTGCGCCGTTGATGAACCAGCTTTCGTCTCGGGTACAGGATCAGAAGACTCTCTTCCAGAATGTGCTTATTGATCTCATTTATCGGATCTGTGTTGATCATCCCTATCACGGGATGTATCAAATCTGGTCTGGGGCGAGGACAAAGGTCAATAAGGACGACGATGTTGCGGTTTCCCGGCAAAAGGCGACGGATAGAGTTGCTAAGGCACTTACCAGGGCCGAGGCGGTGTCTGCCATCTGGCCGGCGATTGACCAGACAAGCAGGGTGTACCATATGCTCGCCATGGATCGGGACACGAACAGGTTCAAGCAAGGTTCCAAAATTGCCATCAAGGACTCTCAGCATGGGCCCAGCTTCCTCACGACGTTGTCAAAGTATAAGATTCCGCCGCCGACCATGCAGATGGAGCTGTCGCCTACGTGTGATTACGGCCATATCCCAATGATTGTCAAGTTTGATCCTTATATGGCTATTGCTTCTGGTGTGAGCGCGCCAAAGATTCTGACGGCGATTGGGTCGGATGGGAGACGGTACAAACAATTGGTCAAGGGGGGTAATGATGACTTGCGTCAGGATGCTATCATGGAGCAGGTTTTTGCTGCCGTGTCGGAGTTGCTTAAACTTCATCGTACCACCCGCCAACGAAACCTCGGCATTAGGACATACAAGGTTTTGCCGCTGACGTCCAGTTCGGGGTTGATTGAGTTTGTCTCGAATACTATACCTCTGCATGAGTATCTCATGCCCGCTCACGAGAAGTACCACCCCAAGGACCTCAAGGGGTCGCAATGCAGGAAGGAGATCTCGACGGCGCAGACAAAGACTACTGAGCACAGGATTGCGGTTTACCGCAGGGTCACGGAGAAGTTCCACCCGGTGATGAGGTACTTTTTTATTGAGTATTTCCCCGACCCTGACGAGTGGTTCCACAAGCGCACCGCCTATACGAGAACCACGGCGGCGATTTCCATGCTGGGCCAtgtgttggggttgggtgacAGACATGGGcacaacatcctcctcgacaccaaGACTGGCGAGGTAGTCCACATTGATCTGGGCGTGGCGTTTGAAATGGGAAGAGTCCTGCCAGTCCCGGAACTGGTGCCGTTTAGGTTGACGAGGGACATTGTCGACGGGATGGGAATCACCAAGACCGAGGGTGTGTTTAGGAGGTGCTGCGAGTTTACGCTTGATGcgctgagggaggaggcggggagtATACAGACTGTTTTGGATTCGCTGAGGTTCGACACGTTGTATCAGTGGAGCATTAGCCCCGTGAGGATGGCCAAGCTGCAGCAGAatgcgagggaggaggatgatggggagaatgaggagaacgaggaggcggggggggagaagaagggggtcaAGGGGAACGTGAACGAGCCCAGCGAGGCGGATAGGGCGAttgaggttgtcaagaagaagctgagcAAGACGTTGAGCGTGATGGCGACGGTGAATGATTTGATTGAGAAGGCGGGGAGTGTGGGGAATTTGGCGGTTTTGTATTCGGGGTGGGCTGCTTATGCTTGA